A window from Desulfonatronum sp. SC1 encodes these proteins:
- a CDS encoding ABC transporter ATP-binding protein yields the protein MMLSVENLKVKYGNIQALHGISFHVDQGEVVTLIGANGAGKSTTLMSIARLTPPEAPRVTEGDISFQGQSLLKTQAHDVVANLKIALCPEGRHIFGNLTVMENLQLATYSRKPGENLEQEYQQIFNLFPRLHERRHQRSESLSGGEQQMLAVSRALMTGCKFLMLDEPSMGLAPLLMYDMFRALKRLNQNGMTILLVEQNARLALQFAHRAYVLDTGEIRISGPCSELMDHPEIKKAYLGG from the coding sequence GTGATGCTTTCAGTGGAAAACCTCAAGGTCAAGTACGGCAACATTCAGGCCCTGCACGGGATCAGCTTTCATGTGGACCAGGGCGAGGTGGTCACCCTGATCGGGGCCAACGGCGCGGGCAAATCCACCACCCTGATGTCCATCGCCCGCCTCACCCCGCCGGAGGCCCCCCGAGTCACGGAAGGTGACATCAGTTTTCAAGGGCAAAGCCTCTTGAAGACCCAGGCCCACGACGTGGTGGCCAACCTGAAGATCGCCTTATGCCCGGAAGGGCGGCACATTTTCGGCAATCTGACGGTCATGGAAAACCTGCAACTGGCCACGTATTCCCGGAAGCCCGGCGAGAATCTGGAGCAGGAGTACCAACAGATTTTCAACCTGTTCCCCCGGTTGCATGAACGCCGCCACCAGCGCAGCGAATCCCTGAGCGGCGGCGAACAGCAGATGCTGGCCGTGAGTCGGGCCCTGATGACCGGCTGCAAGTTTTTGATGTTGGACGAGCCGTCCATGGGCTTGGCTCCACTGTTGATGTACGACATGTTCCGGGCCTTGAAGCGCTTGAACCAGAACGGCATGACCATCCTCCTGGTGGAGCAGAACGCCCGCCTGGCCCTCCAGTTCGCCCACCGGGCCTACGTTCTTGACACCGGCGAAATTCGCATCTCCGGTCCCTGCTCGGAACTCATGGACCACCCGGAGATCAAAAAGGCCTATCTCGGCGGATGA
- the thrB gene encoding homoserine kinase, with protein sequence MPTPYPDLRQTSPDLAPRTVPCLSLIGMAGAGKSTLGRALAEDMGWALVDTDRLMEAHWGAPLQALLDRFGLEGFLRAEEDVVAKLWLWRTVVATGGSVVYGPRAVRRLRELGPVVYLRVGVDTIRDRVRDARGRGLARKPDQTLEQLYDEREPLYRAAADLTLDMDDCSIHNALERLRPWLADQLNNLQRRT encoded by the coding sequence ATGCCTACCCCCTATCCCGACCTCCGCCAAACCTCCCCTGACCTCGCCCCCCGAACCGTGCCCTGCCTCAGCCTTATCGGAATGGCCGGGGCCGGGAAGAGCACCTTGGGCCGAGCCCTGGCCGAAGATATGGGTTGGGCCTTGGTGGACACGGATCGGTTGATGGAAGCGCACTGGGGCGCTCCCTTGCAGGCATTGCTGGACCGATTCGGTTTGGAAGGTTTCCTGCGGGCCGAGGAAGACGTGGTGGCGAAGCTCTGGCTGTGGCGGACCGTGGTGGCCACCGGGGGGAGCGTGGTTTATGGACCGAGGGCTGTAAGGCGCTTGCGGGAACTGGGGCCCGTGGTTTATCTGCGGGTCGGCGTGGACACGATCCGTGATCGGGTCCGGGACGCTCGAGGCCGGGGCTTGGCCAGGAAGCCGGACCAAACCCTGGAACAGCTCTATGACGAACGCGAACCACTGTACCGGGCAGCAGCGGACCTGACCCTGGACATGGACGACTGCTCCATTCACAATGCTTTGGAGCGGCTTCGTCCGTGGCTTGCGGACCAACTAAACAATCTTCAGAGACGAACATGA
- a CDS encoding DUF1566 domain-containing protein, with protein sequence MKTMYRKIFGTVTVALTFFLVMLFISSTSFAEQCVDNGDGTVTDNNIGLMWQQGLSAGEWTRAMHTDDIKIGGHSDWRLPSKGELINLYNSSCKSMMVVRNEGYWSSAPYKTASAWVVDFSNGSMRYEMVYKYHFIRYVRNAR encoded by the coding sequence ATGAAAACAATGTACAGGAAGATTTTTGGAACAGTGACAGTGGCACTTACTTTCTTTCTGGTAATGCTGTTTATCTCTTCCACATCTTTTGCCGAGCAGTGCGTGGACAACGGAGATGGGACCGTAACGGACAACAATATAGGGCTTATGTGGCAACAAGGTCTATCTGCTGGTGAATGGACTCGTGCAATGCATACTGATGATATTAAAATTGGTGGTCATTCTGACTGGCGACTACCAAGCAAAGGAGAATTAATCAATCTTTACAATTCATCTTGTAAATCCATGATGGTTGTAAGAAATGAAGGTTATTGGTCATCTGCGCCATATAAAACTGCTTCTGCATGGGTCGTGGATTTCAGCAATGGCAGTATGCGCTACGAAATGGTTTATAAATATCATTTTATACGATATGTTCGTAATGCACGCTAA
- a CDS encoding putative toxin-antitoxin system toxin component, PIN family: MISMVIDTNVFVAGLRSARGASREVLRRALTGRYEPLFGNALWLEYRVLLDRPVWGDATSATERLEVLAALAQRGRWVTIYYGWRPSLPDEADNHLIELALAGNAEAIVTHNVRDVGCGELHLGSLRILTPAQCLEEWP; the protein is encoded by the coding sequence ATGATTTCCATGGTGATCGACACGAATGTTTTCGTGGCGGGTCTGCGTTCGGCACGGGGCGCTTCGCGTGAGGTGTTGCGACGTGCGTTGACGGGGCGTTATGAGCCTTTGTTCGGCAACGCGCTGTGGCTTGAGTATCGCGTTTTGCTGGATCGCCCGGTGTGGGGCGACGCAACTTCGGCGACGGAGCGTCTTGAAGTTTTGGCGGCTCTGGCGCAACGCGGCCGTTGGGTCACAATTTATTACGGCTGGCGGCCAAGCTTGCCGGACGAGGCCGACAATCACCTGATCGAGTTGGCCTTGGCGGGTAATGCCGAGGCGATTGTTACGCATAATGTGCGGGATGTTGGCTGTGGCGAGTTGCACCTCGGCTCGCTGCGCATCCTGACGCCCGCGCAATGTTTGGAGGAATGGCCATGA
- a CDS encoding ribbon-helix-helix protein, CopG family — translation MSSTLTIRLPDDTAQRLKALARSRGLSTNKLIEELSAHALAAWDTENHFRALAATGDVNRALEILERLDAEDSQAGA, via the coding sequence ATGAGCAGTACATTGACGATCCGTTTGCCCGACGATACGGCGCAGCGCCTGAAGGCGCTTGCCAGGAGCCGTGGATTGAGCACGAACAAGCTGATTGAGGAGTTGAGCGCGCATGCGCTGGCGGCCTGGGATACGGAAAACCATTTTCGGGCCTTGGCGGCGACGGGTGATGTGAACCGGGCGCTGGAGATTCTGGAGCGGCTGGACGCCGAGGATAGTCAGGCGGGTGCATAG
- a CDS encoding type I restriction-modification system subunit M N-terminal domain-containing protein codes for MNHVIHNSIVNFIWGIVDDVLRDVYVRGKYRDVILPMTVIRRLDALLEPSKEKVLGMKKQLDGTGIANQHAALCQASGEAFYNVSPFTLRDLKNRARQQQLKADFEAYLDGFSPNVQEILDKFKFRNQIPTLIEADILGHLIEKFLDGRVNLSPKPVRDVDGNELFPALDNHSMGTIFEELPALDEYTGESDDIINDELETEVEE; via the coding sequence ATGAATCATGTGATCCATAACAGCATCGTGAATTTTATCTGGGGCATCGTCGACGACGTGTTGCGCGACGTCTATGTGCGCGGCAAGTACCGCGACGTGATCCTGCCCATGACGGTCATCCGCCGACTGGACGCGCTTTTGGAGCCGAGCAAGGAGAAAGTCCTCGGCATGAAAAAGCAGCTCGACGGGACCGGGATCGCCAATCAGCATGCCGCGCTCTGCCAGGCCTCCGGCGAGGCCTTTTACAACGTATCGCCCTTTACCCTGCGCGACCTGAAGAACCGCGCCAGGCAACAGCAGCTTAAGGCCGATTTCGAAGCCTACCTGGACGGCTTTTCGCCCAACGTTCAGGAAATCCTCGACAAGTTCAAGTTCCGCAACCAGATTCCCACGTTGATCGAGGCGGACATCCTCGGCCACCTGATCGAGAAGTTTCTCGACGGCCGCGTCAATCTCAGCCCCAAGCCGGTCCGGGACGTGGACGGCAACGAACTGTTCCCGGCGCTGGACAACCACTCCATGGGCACCATCTTCGAGGAGCTGCCGGCGTTGGATGAGTATACCGGTGAGTCCGATGATATCATCAATGATGAATTAGAGACGGAGGTTGAGGAATGA
- a CDS encoding ATP-binding protein: protein MTVDRPTEYLIGLVHELRKLPAETEWVEFKHNRAEPEEIGEYLSALANSAALLGKVNAYMVWGVDNETLDIVGTAFNPAAVKVGNEELESWLLRLLDPKINFRFHTLIIDAEAVVLLEIGAAFRHPVRFKHQEFIRVGSYKKKLKDHPEKERTLWRVFDQIPFERGIATEHVSSEDVLKLLDYPAYFDLLELPLPDGRAAILDALAKDGLIHACDAGGWNITNLGAILFAKKLDDFPGLRRKAMRVVHYKGRGRIETLREQVGGKGYANGFEGLIHFIMALVPTNEVIEQALRRTVPMFPELAVRELVANALIHQDLFVTGAGPMVEIFEDRMEITNPGEPLVSTQRFVDTPPKSRNEVFASLMRRFRICEERGSGIDKVVFEVEYFQLPAPLFEVLEGFTRVVLFAHRPLNEMDKADRVRACYLHACLKWVMRDYLTNASLRARFGVEEKNMAAVSRYIREAVEDGAIKPFDKEASKKHMKYVPFWAKS, encoded by the coding sequence ATGACCGTCGATCGGCCAACCGAGTACCTCATCGGGCTTGTTCATGAGCTGCGTAAGTTGCCTGCCGAAACGGAGTGGGTGGAGTTCAAGCATAACCGGGCGGAGCCGGAGGAGATCGGCGAGTATCTATCGGCTCTGGCCAATTCGGCGGCGCTTCTGGGCAAGGTCAATGCCTACATGGTCTGGGGCGTGGACAACGAAACCCTCGATATCGTTGGCACGGCGTTCAATCCCGCGGCAGTGAAAGTTGGCAACGAGGAACTGGAAAGCTGGCTGCTTCGCTTGCTGGACCCCAAGATCAACTTTCGTTTCCATACGCTCATAATCGATGCTGAGGCGGTGGTCCTGCTGGAGATTGGCGCGGCCTTCCGGCATCCCGTACGCTTCAAGCACCAGGAATTCATTCGTGTTGGCTCATACAAGAAAAAGCTGAAGGACCATCCGGAGAAGGAACGCACGCTCTGGCGAGTGTTTGATCAGATTCCCTTTGAGCGAGGCATCGCTACTGAACATGTTTCCAGCGAGGATGTCCTGAAGCTTCTCGACTATCCCGCCTACTTTGATCTTCTCGAATTGCCTCTTCCAGATGGGCGCGCCGCGATTCTCGACGCCCTGGCCAAGGATGGACTGATTCATGCCTGCGATGCAGGCGGCTGGAACATCACGAATCTCGGCGCGATCCTCTTCGCGAAGAAGCTGGATGATTTCCCCGGACTCAGACGCAAAGCTATGAGAGTGGTTCATTACAAAGGGCGAGGCCGGATTGAAACCTTGCGAGAACAGGTTGGCGGGAAAGGCTATGCCAATGGTTTCGAAGGATTGATCCATTTCATTATGGCACTGGTACCTACCAACGAAGTGATCGAGCAGGCCTTGCGCCGAACGGTTCCCATGTTTCCCGAATTGGCGGTGCGGGAGTTGGTGGCCAATGCGCTCATCCACCAAGATTTGTTCGTGACCGGTGCTGGGCCGATGGTGGAAATATTCGAAGATCGAATGGAAATCACCAACCCTGGGGAGCCGCTGGTTAGCACCCAGCGTTTTGTTGACACTCCCCCAAAGTCCCGCAATGAGGTATTTGCCTCACTGATGCGGCGGTTTCGTATTTGCGAGGAGCGGGGTAGCGGAATCGACAAGGTGGTTTTCGAGGTGGAATATTTCCAGCTTCCCGCTCCACTTTTCGAAGTACTGGAAGGGTTTACCAGGGTCGTACTTTTTGCCCATCGTCCACTCAATGAGATGGACAAGGCGGATCGTGTTAGAGCCTGCTACCTCCATGCCTGTCTGAAGTGGGTCATGCGTGATTATTTGACAAACGCCTCGCTGAGGGCGCGATTCGGCGTTGAGGAAAAAAATATGGCGGCAGTTTCCAGATATATCCGAGAGGCTGTTGAAGATGGGGCGATCAAGCCGTTTGACAAGGAGGCGTCCAAAAAACACATGAAGTATGTGCCGTTTTGGGCAAAATCTTAA
- a CDS encoding type I restriction endonuclease — protein sequence MKPTDTSEKGLESIIVTSLVEEAGYVQGDPRDYDREHAVDPPKLLEFLAATQLATYEALGINEEGPRRTQFLHRLQGEIAKRGVVDVLRGGIKHGPAHVDLFYGTPTPGNVKAAERFAANVFSVTRQLRYSRLEISLALDLAVFINGLPVATFELKNKLTKQTVLDAVQQYQRDRDPKELLFQFGRCVVHFAVDDHEVRFCTHLKGKGSWFLPFNKGAGDGAGNPPNPAGLATDYLWKETLSKAGLTDILENYAQVVEDKDEKTGKKTYKQIFPRYHQLKVVRMLLADAAESGIGRRYLIQHSAGSGKSNSIAWLAHQLVGARRAVPLREAGRNSPLFDSIIVVTDRRVLDKQIRDTIKQFAQVSATVGHAEHSGDLRRFLKAGKKIIITTVQKFPFILDEIGDEHRASRFAIIIDEAHSSQGGKTTAAMNRVLEETAPFGDSDDEGGETVEDRINKIMEGRKMVINAGYFAFTATPKNKTLEIFGEPDPRPDGAVKHYPFHSYTMKQAVQEGFILDVLKNYTPVESYYRLTKTVEDDPRL from the coding sequence ATGAAGCCGACTGACACCAGCGAAAAGGGCCTGGAATCGATTATCGTCACCTCCCTCGTGGAGGAGGCCGGATACGTTCAGGGCGATCCGCGGGACTATGACCGGGAACACGCCGTCGATCCGCCCAAACTGCTCGAATTTCTTGCCGCCACCCAGCTCGCCACCTACGAGGCTCTCGGCATCAATGAGGAAGGCCCCAGGCGCACCCAGTTTTTGCACCGTCTGCAGGGCGAGATTGCCAAGCGCGGCGTGGTGGATGTGCTGCGCGGGGGCATCAAGCACGGTCCGGCTCATGTGGATCTGTTCTACGGCACGCCGACGCCGGGCAACGTGAAGGCGGCCGAGCGGTTCGCGGCCAATGTCTTCAGCGTCACGCGCCAGCTCCGCTACAGCCGCCTTGAGATCTCGCTCGCTCTTGATCTGGCCGTGTTCATCAACGGCCTGCCCGTCGCCACCTTTGAACTCAAGAACAAACTCACCAAACAGACCGTTCTCGATGCCGTGCAGCAGTACCAGCGCGACCGTGACCCGAAGGAGCTGCTGTTCCAGTTCGGTCGCTGCGTTGTCCACTTTGCCGTGGACGATCACGAAGTGCGTTTTTGTACCCACCTCAAGGGCAAGGGCTCGTGGTTTCTGCCCTTCAACAAGGGCGCGGGGGACGGCGCGGGCAATCCACCCAACCCGGCCGGGCTGGCCACCGACTACCTGTGGAAAGAGACTCTTTCCAAGGCGGGCCTGACCGACATCCTGGAGAACTACGCTCAGGTGGTGGAGGACAAAGACGAGAAAACGGGCAAAAAGACGTACAAGCAGATATTTCCCCGCTACCACCAGTTGAAGGTGGTGCGCATGCTGCTGGCCGATGCCGCCGAGAGCGGTATCGGCAGGCGCTATCTGATCCAGCATTCGGCGGGCAGCGGCAAGAGCAATTCCATCGCCTGGCTGGCGCACCAATTGGTAGGGGCACGGCGCGCCGTGCCCCTACGTGAGGCGGGTCGAAATTCACCCCTGTTTGATTCGATTATCGTAGTCACGGACCGGCGGGTGCTCGACAAGCAGATCCGCGACACCATCAAGCAGTTCGCCCAGGTTTCCGCCACCGTCGGCCATGCCGAGCATTCCGGGGACCTGCGGCGCTTCCTCAAGGCCGGAAAGAAAATCATCATTACCACGGTGCAGAAATTCCCGTTCATCCTCGACGAGATCGGCGACGAACATCGCGCGAGCAGGTTCGCCATCATCATTGACGAGGCCCATTCCAGCCAGGGCGGCAAAACCACCGCCGCCATGAATCGCGTGCTGGAGGAGACCGCGCCCTTCGGCGATTCTGATGACGAAGGGGGAGAGACGGTCGAGGACAGGATCAACAAGATCATGGAAGGTCGGAAGATGGTGATCAATGCCGGCTACTTCGCTTTCACCGCGACACCCAAGAACAAGACCCTGGAGATCTTCGGCGAGCCGGACCCGCGGCCCGACGGCGCCGTAAAGCACTATCCGTTCCACAGCTACACCATGAAGCAGGCCGTCCAGGAGGGGTTTATCCTCGATGTGCTGAAGAACTACACCCCGGTGGAGAGCTACTACCGCCTGACCAAGACGGTGGAGGACGATCCGCGTCTTTGA